The Panulirus ornatus isolate Po-2019 chromosome 47, ASM3632096v1, whole genome shotgun sequence genome includes the window TCATCTtttgcaatccactttcattaaTACCCATGCCactctggagctcacttccttacactcttttacgcagtcccacaactcctgcttcagcggtactactactgcttcaCCCATGACTTTACccttagacatttccaaaccattttctcttttactcttgagttttgtttcactctgagccagaacatccaggttcctttgctcaaacataagacctacctctcctttcttctcatcttggttacatccacacattcagacaccccagtcagaACCTTCTTCTGTTTTATCTTTTAGAAACTTTTAAATACCTGGGGCAGGGCAATTTCTAGCCCGATACTCCTGCCCCTCTTAAGTGTCTTCTATGATGCACATGGAATATGGAGGTTGAATTTCTTCTACCCTACCCCAGAGCCTTCTGTTCTATCtttaaaaatttgtaaatacttgaGGCAGAAGAATTTCTGGCCCCATGATCCTACCCCTCTTAGTTATCTTTTACAATATGCATGGAATAAGGACAttgaattctttctctcctaactCCAATAAAAACCTAATAgtaatgtacattttcatacatccACATGAGAACACTAATGTCAAGAACACGTAAAAGACCATAAGAGGAAAAATTCCTCGCTTTGCTCCTTTTTATATTCCCTCatctggaaagtaatacagaaagggaggctttccagccacctgctcccatccctcttagtcacctcctatgacatgcagggaatatgtgggtagtACTCTTTCTTGCTTATCCCCAgagacaataataacaacaacaataataataataacaataataataataataatatatttttttttgccgctgtctcccgcgtttgcgaggtagcgaaaggaaacagacgaaagaaatggcccaacccacccccatacacatgtatatacatacacgtccacacacgcaaatatacatacctacacagctttccatggtttaccccagatgcttcacatgccctgattcaatccactgacagcacgtcaaccccggtataccacatcgatccaattcactctattccttgccctcctttcaccctcctgcatgttcaggccccgatcacacaaaatctttttcactccatctttccatctccaatttggtctcccacttctcctcgttccctccacctctgacatatatatcctcttggtcaatctttcctcactcattctctccatgtgcccaaaccatttcaaaacaccctcttctgctctctcaaccacgctctttttatttccacacatctctcttacccttacgttacttactcgatcaaaccacctcacaccacacattgtcctcaaacatctcatttccagcacatccatcctcctgcgcacaactctatccatagcccacgcctcgcaaccatacaacattgttggaaccactattccttcaaacatacccatttttgctttccgagataatgttctcgacttccacacattcttcaaggctcccaggatttttgccccctcccacaccctatgatccacttccgcttccatggttccatccgctgccagatccactcccagatatctaaaacactttacttcctccagtttttctccattcaaacttacctcccaattgacttgaccctcaaccctactgtacctaattacattgctctgcttcacatttcctcttaactttcttctttcacacactttaccaaactcagccaccagctgaaaaaataataataaccctggggaaagagaagaacacttccaacgtattccttgTGTCatagaagggagggagtggggggctggatatcctcccttcttgtttttgattttccaaaagaaggagcagagaagggggccaagtgaggatattccctcaaaggctcagtcctctgttcttagggctaccttgttaatgcaggaaatggcggatatgtaaaaaaaaataataataataataaaaatatccaCAGCTTATCATCACATGCAAGAATTATTCATTAAACATTATACTTACCTGAATACAAGTGCAACAGTAGCAGGACTTTGTGCCCGAGCTGTCTGAGCTGAGAGATTGTAATCACTAAGTTGTTTGTCATCTTCAAATATTTCTGTTCCCCGCTCATTCATAAGCTGTTGATTTTCTGGTTCGACTTTCATTATGCCTGTGAAATACAAACAAATAAAATACACCATCTATTATTGTCGCTACATTTCCAATTTCAACGGGTAGTTTAGGTAAAAGTAGCCTTTGAACTCACTTACACACACCCTCATACCATGCACAGTGTGATAAAAAGAAATGTGGTCTTCCACACTTACAAAATTGTTCCTTACTTGCTCACAAAAATAACTATGCAGATTTGTTaagtaagacaaggagcaaatgcatATGTAAGCATGGATGGTGAGCTGAGcgagtttcagtatacatgtgggtgtgaagcagggctgtgtaatgtcaccataacttatgaatacatatatggatggagCAATAAGAGATGAAAACAATACTAGGGAAAGGGGGTCCTCTGATGAAAGTGTTGAGATGAGGTATGGTGGAgagtggcaagcctgtttacaTATGATACCATGCTGTTTGTTGAGAGTGAAAAGAAGTTGCAGATGATGGTAAGCATGTTTCATGATCTGTGTAAGCAAAGGCAactgaaggtgaatgcaagtaaaagtaaagttatggtgtttgaaaggaaacagagcaaAAGTATAGATTTTCCAAAAccatataaagtgaaagaagaaagtgtacttaaCTGTGTTTAAGATATGGAAGTAGAAAGACTGAGAGAACTTGAGTATTCAGAAGCTGTCTTGGGTGAGTCTGACGATGCAGGAGAGAtaggggagagagcagtacaggatagaagagtaagtgggtcccttaacagaataatgatggGTAGTTTAAGTATGGaagtagagagaggattaagggacaacatagtcctcccaaccctgatctgttcagccaaaacatggacatggaatgactTAGATGAAATGGAAATGAGGGAGTGTATGAGATGTGGAAGTCAGGGAATGTAAAGGgattgaattgtggagtggtggagAAGTGAAATGTTCTATTTGATGTGGGctaggcatatggaaagaatgcaagatgggaagtcTATATGAAACTGTatcatagtacaattaaaggggttggtgtgaaaggaagaccacatgtgacatggggaaataagaggtgaagaatactggagggggagaagtggtggaacagtgcatggaatggtgtatgagagggagaaatgtaaggacagggattaggggactcttttgctatggccatcccttgatgggaggGAGTTCCTGgtggaaatgggcatcagagatataaatagatagtcaAGTATGACCAACATCTTTATTCATACCACTTCCAAAATACACATTGCTTCCATCACATCTGGTCCACAATCATTTCTTTAGCATCTTCTTCAGAAACATCCTACCCCTAATTAATTCCCTACATCAATCCATCTATACCACTGACTATATCAGCTATCTTTCTTGTGCCTTCTGCTATACAGAAGGAATGGGATGGACAGTAAGTCTGCCAAATAGCAGGATACCAGACATCCAACCATTTCCAAAATGCCAGTTATCAAATATCAACACAGATTTTTTGGGGATAAAATCTGATCTTTTGAGTGTAGTATAAAATTAGGCATGTACTTGCAACATACCAGCACTCTTACAACCAATGTCCCAGTAATAATATAACTAAATTGGGTGTTACTGGCACAGACCAATGTACCAGTAAATCATATAACTAAACTGGATGTTACCAGCCTATGCCAGCTGGAGGTTACACAAGTAAAGAGTTCTGGCAGTCTCAACAAAGAACGCACTCCAAAGGAGTACACTATTGCCCTGCAGGTGGATGTAGtgcagccttagagctgcagaACCTCTTTGAAAGAGGCCCTGTGGCAATTATCGATAAATAAACAAGTAATGCTAAATTGTACATTCATATTGAGGAAAACATGTCACTCCACTATGGCTAGATATATACAGACACTGGGGGCAGGGGATAACTTTTTGTTGATTTTATCTACTTTCTCACTTTCTCTAGACTCAACACTGAAATCTATGAAACAAAAAGTGATATTTCAACCTATAAGCCACAATACCAAAAATATCACTAGCAGTATGAGCAGTTGATTTTCACAAACTAAACATGAATGAACACGATAAACTTTTAATGCAAAGGTAATGACATTACCATCACAGGAATTCACAAACAATCATTACTCGGGCAACCCCCTTTCATTTTGTGTCCCATTTGCTTTTCATCTACAAGCTGATTTCCCAAACTTTTATTTTCAACCCATTTGCTTATTTTCAAGAAAATATGGAATCAACAAGAAGGAAGACAGTATGTGAGACTGCTTGAGACTGACTTAAGTAAAGTCCACAATTTGGAAGTGCTATTCTTCAGAACTTGTGAATTTGAAAAGAATGTACACTTTGAGACAAAACTCTAGTATGAGGTTTTTAAACGGCAAAACTCGTCACATTCCAACAGACCACTGAAGAATCCTTTACCATGTAAGCTTCTTGCAATTTACAAGACTGCTCAGATGAACCTGAGGCATTGTCTACATCTTCAAACACATTAGCATTACAATCATCAGCATAACCTACAATTATGGAAACACTGATGCACAACATCAAAGACAACACGAAATTACTAGAAAAAGCTTTCTCAGGTACCGCAAAAATGCAGTGCTATAGATCTTTTACCATACTTGTTTACATATCATTAACAATCTTTCAAACTCATATTGTGCAGAAACTCAACCACTGTAGTTTGATAATTAGTGTTACTCCTCCAGCTTAACTGTAATTGTCAAGTTACTCTTAAGTATGGTATTTTCAAGAAACTGTGATTGAAAAGGATGTACTGCATTACGGCAGATGAAATATGCTAGCTATACAGAACTGAAATTCTGGAAAAACATAATAAAATTATAATTCAGCTATCTGAAAAAACATAATAAAATTATAATTCAGCTATCATACACATACTTGCAACCATAATAAAGTTGCAGAACAATTATGAAAACTTTTAGATAATTATCTATGAAAAAAATTAGACACGTCAAATAAtagctgatgtgctgtcaatgtgcTGAACTATGGCATATAAAGCAGTCACAGTCAACCATGAAGTAATCCAtcaagcctggatgtggatagtagatgctggtgtcagtgcattatacatgacagcaagagagtggctGTGTGAAAATAAGGTCAATCATTTGTTACTGATACTATCTTGCTAAAACGGGAGAGCAAGTACGCATAAAAAGAAACTGAATGCTTGGTTGAGGATTTGTAATTGTCATGATAAACTGTACAGCTAATTTTGCAGTATTTTCCATAAGTAAAATCTTGCATTAAAAAAGGTATGAATACTAGTTTTCTGTCCGCAGTCAAGTGATGAAAAATGCTGCACGCGTGCTTCAGTATTGGATGAGTACAATATTTACTTCTACTGCATCTTATTAAGACATCTGgcaaatattttctttaaattacATCCCCACAACACACCAAATGAATGATATCATGATAGTTTTCCAATTTCATTGTTCAATATTTCAGGTGAAATGATGCCCTTGGATGCAGAATCATAAGGACTTTTAAAGGACAGAAAGATCAAATGTCTGTGAGGGCAACAATGGTACATTTGACAATACAGTAAATTCATCCCAACATTGCTGTAAGTGTGCAAGACTTGAGCCATGAATccaaaggagagaaagagggtggatgtgctgcaaatcaAATGCCTGGTAATTGATATTGGTGTGAGGCTCACTAACTGTGTAAGAACTAACACTCTATGAGAGGTTTTACTGAGCACAGTCTGACTGAGAAGGTCAACCAGGATATGCTAAAATAGTTCAGGTACATGGAGAAGATGGAAGAGCGAATAGCAAGGATGATCCAAGTAACAAAACCAAAAGTATGGGGTAAAGTGAAACCAAgctttgcattccttccttcttACAAATCACTTTAGTCAAGGTAAAGATATACTATGCACAAATGGTGTACAATAAATATTCCAGTACAATCAATTCATGCTTCATAAAAGCTGAGTCTTGGTGGCTCTAAAATTCATATGCAAGTACAATACTATAACACTTCATTATGACCAAGAAACACAGTACAATACCCCCAAAATATTAATTGCATATTATGTAGCTCTTTTGAAATACTGATGAAAAAAATTACTGCTTACCCTGAATGATCTTCTTTAATTCCCTTACTGTTGTCGTCTCCTTAGCATCTGTGAAGATAGTGGTCTTCTTCCTCCTAACCATCAAAAACACATCCTGCAAGCCAAAGGAACAATACAAAATTCATTCAGAAAACAATGTCTCTTGCTGTACTTTAAATAAGAAATAAGTGAAAATCCCTACGCCTAAATGAAACAAGAAAGTACACATGACATGATTTTGCAATGGAGTGGGGCTTGTATATGGCAATTGCAAAACATCCTGCTTTTCTAGATACTGCTGTTTTCTGTTGCCATAACCACTAATGTATAGCTGTTTATATTTGGattcaattaaaaaaaattttgtcgCCATCTGTTAGTTTTCTCTAAGAGCTCTAACTACAAACTCCTTATACATTAATCATTTTGTTGGGCATACCACTAAAGAGCCTCTTGATTTTCTTGCTGGGCTctcaaagattttttttggtgCTCTTTTGATGTATGCCACAGAATTCTAGAACTGAATTTTTCTGCTTCTTTAATAGTGAAATTTCTAAATCCTACAGGATGTTTTAATTTTCTATCTGTTGTATAAATTATAataaatctttctcttctttcacaactATACATTTGAATCTATCTTCACAAATCATGTTCATTCATGCGTTCAACTCACTTCAGACTTACATGACAAGTGTTTGTGAAATCTCTTCATTCATCATTTTCAGTATGCTTAGTTGGTGGCCATACAATACAGCAGCAGCATTAAAAAACATTACTAATTATGTAAACATAAGTTCATCAGCTTTATATCTATTGTAGGGAAAGCCTTTGTTACCAAGCTACTCATTAACTGACTTCATAATGCCTAATGTGAACTTTAAATTCCAGCTTTTCATTAACCTTGACAAGATCTTTGAAAATTTCTCACTATCAGTTTTATTTCCTGTTGGATCCTTGTAAGACATCATTATTATACAATTCCATCTTCAATGATATACTTGTTCCAATTATCATTCATGGAATTTCATCAAGAACTTTTCTTGCTCTCTGTATATCACACTTAAATCTTTCTGCACTTTGTCTTATTCGACTCCTTCATTCTACCAACCCTAAAGTACCAAGTAAACCATCTTCTTTATACTTTCCTTTCAGCTGTCTGTCTACgtctgatatcattatcataaacagtAATATAGTTAATACGATTTCctataagacatcaaataaaacaGTTTTTTCATGAGACATACTGAAGTCTGTTGCTAGACTGAATTTTCTGTTCGTTAATAATTCCTTAAACTACATACTATtttctccagtcatggacaaaaatccacatcaaggataggccttaactgaaatatagagaggagtatgaaagggaaaagaagagacaaagaaaagtatttatgGATTCTGGAGGGAGTGACAAACCTGTCTTTTACAATATAGATAaacttattgggaaagacatgagagggctgaaaattccaaagcttcaagtaggggaagaaacagttatcaaaacagcccacccttcagtttccaatggccacacagtagtcaAGTGATGCTGCAGAATGCTGAGTGTCACATTGTTTCGCTAAGGGTGACGGTACAAAAGCAGCCAGCTTTAATACAGCAACAAAACTAGCCCCAAAAGCCTTATCTAACCTTGAATTCTTTAAGTGATCACTACTGGTGTAAGAGAGTTCTACTATTAGTAATTGAAATGAAGCCATCGACATCATTTTTATTGCCAACAGTTTTTTTCTGCCATACCACCaaaaaatataatcaacaaaGAAGTATATGTTAGGCTTGAGTTGTTATCATTCTTTGGTAGAGGAAAACAAAATTCATAACAAAGAAACCACACCTATCCAAACCTTTTAAAGTGATAAGCAAGTGTTATGGAGTTCTGTTAACTGCGACAAAGTCCACTGGTGTGATTTTTTGTTGATATTATTACCATATGATTGCTTTGGCTCTCCAGTAGATtcaattttttctctccaaagtttGGCAAAGAAACTTCGGTAATCATTTCCTGCAGGGGCGCATTTTTGTTTCCAACATCAACAAGTCATTGCAGTTATCAGAAATCTATTCCAACTCCAGCAAGCACTTTGAAGATAAGTTTTTTCAGTCTTTCCTTTCATATACAGCAAGGGCTATTCATATATCACTCATTTACTTTTGCAATATATTACAAAAATGAAATGTAAGATTTCAAAATACCACCATAAAATGCAACGAGGGATACTGTCATACTCTAAGTTTCTATCAATGCTGTTCGTTCAAAAATAATGCATTCCCTAAATCAAACAATTACATTACTCATTACTTTCATCAGTGTACCTCCACTAGTAGCAACCATGTCTCCATTAATTCAGATTTACAGTTCGTCTCTACATCCTGGATGTCTGGCAACTTTTGCTCTTTATCGATCCCTAGATAGAAAAAATCTGGAACAGATCACTCTCTAAGGATCCAGGTAGCCTTATAACACAGTGTAGAATTGAGAAATTATCCTAATCCCACATCTCTACCTTAAAATTTTGAGGACACATTCCAATGCCCGCTCATGCAAATTTACAGCCATCCATTAAAGATTTGAAAAATAAAACGTGTCAGATACAAATGGACCAACCTGTATATACTTATCAATTCATAATTATCCCAAGACCAATATCTACAAAAGAATTCTGGTAACCCTTTGTGCTGGCTCATGCATTCCACGGCTGCACTCATGGAGTAATCTTAAGCAGGTACAGTCCAGTAACACCTCCTGTATACTTCTTTTCATACTTAGTTACCActccccacattagcaaggtagcattaagaacaaagaccacatttgctcGCATCCATCTCTAGATGTTacgtgtaatgcacggaaaccacagctccctatccacaaccaagccccacagacctttccatggtttaccctggacacttcacatgccatagtGTAGTCCATTatcagcatgttgacccctgtacaacacatcattctaattcattttatcccatgcatgctttttGCCCcactcgctcaaaatctttatcactccatctccaatttggtctcccattctccttgttccttccacttcttatatcatctttgccaacctttcctcacacattctctccataggtccaaaccatttcagtatacccttttcagctctctcaacaatacactttctattacctcacatctctcttatcctttcattacttactcaatcaaaccatctcacaccacatattttcctctaacatttcatcaccaacacacaagaGCTACGAAGATATGAGAAAATGTAGGGTAAAGTACTGTAAAGTACCTGCATATATTAACAAAGCTAATGAAAATCTCACCCATCTCTAATTAGCATCCAAAATTTCACTTGTTTTTGAAGTTATGAGAACAAATGTGATGTTTTAGTTccatgttattgttatgttcacaaAAAGTTTACAGGACACTGAGGGTGTGCTGTCAGGTCTTATCAATAAACTAAAACCATAAAAAATCAAACTATAAATCTTACAATGAAACTATATACACGTCTCTAAAAGCAATGGAGACGTGTGAAACATGGGTAATTATATAAAAGGCATCAGTAGCAGGTGGGGCTTGTGCTAATATAAAACAGAGCTAAGCGTCGCATGGCGAGCCATGTCAACACCAAACAGCATTGTGTTTATCGTTAACTTATCATAGCAATCTTACTAGAAGTTTGCTATTTCTCCTGAGGTAAACTAAGAGCTATATCACTTATTCTTAGTtattaatatacatatttttcatctAAAAAGAAAGTTATTTATTCACTTGAAAAACAACCATCTTTCAGCGACTGGGGAAGTACAGTATAATAcgcatcacatcatcaggtttgATATCGTAAAACAATAAAAACATATACAATAAACTATTAAACTATTGAAATACACAAAAACTTTCTTACTTGACTATGTCCTCTACAGTATCATAAGTACATTTTTTACTAACTCTTGATTTCCAATGCCAGACGATGTTACTCAAAGTAACAAGCAAAATTTTCAATTCAACCTGTTGGAGACAATCACCTTTAACAAACGTTCTCCATCATATGGTAAGTGAACACCTCTGCCCTTAAAACAAGGATATCATGACTCTAACACCGAAAAGTAAGTTGAAattccagtttaggggcaccacacaaAAACCTTTAGATTTGAAAGTACTGCATGTTAATAACCTCCCTGTACTCAATAAAAGTTCTATGGGCTATGAGAATACTAGTTAGGACAATATCTATATTTCACATTGATAAATGACATTACGGTGGGCTACGATTAATAAAATATAGTCGACAAAAGTTTAGGCACCATTTCAAAGCAAATGAACCCATTAAACCTTTCCTACTTTTAACTATAGCCTGGAATTTATCCTATTTTTCAGtctcatcgacaacagatattcattatatcatcatcatctactgtcCTAGTTGGAGGCTGCGAGTGACTCGGAACACACTCACTGAACACAGCAACCAAACCTGCCAATAACTGAattaaaacatctcattttatttacatacatttcaAATAACATAATACTTTAGGGAAACTTAGGTTCCTACAGGGACTTTAAATAAAGACTCAATAGATTTTCTCTTTTCTAGATCGGTTTCGCTTCCTTTTATAACCCATTTTTCCTCAAGaccatagccctccccactaccccattaCTAAAGTAGAATTAAAATCACATCAAATCATGCTCATTAAGTCTAAATTACTCTTAACAATAAAAGTCCATTAACGTAAGTTTCTTCCAAGCCCCTAAACTGAAACCTGACCAATGGGCCCCATACCTGCCCCCTTAACCTTCATAGCCCCCACCAACGTAATTAATCCCGTAAAAAAAGTATTGATCCCAATCCTAACctactctccaccatcacctcggCCATATGGCTATAATTCTACACATAAATCAATATGGCCGCAATATTAAGGTGAATCTCAACCACTGATTAATATAATCACGATCAGCCACCTTTAGCCTGGGTTATGGTCCACAGTAACTCTGGCTATTTTCCTTTTCCCTGTCCTTTAggcctaccatatatatatctaacacgACGACTGATCATAGGAGGAAGGTGTGCACCACTACAATGTACCAGTTCACCTCACAAGCACACCAGGACTCCATTCCAGGCAAGGAAACCCTAACGTAATATTATAAAGGCCCAATTCACATTTCTCTCCACCGGCATCACTTGTGGTCGTGTGTACTAAATAGAACCGAAGCCATTATCATGGTGGTCATTTCCCCTTTGGCTCTGGCGAGTCAAGTCATCCAGAATATCAAATATTGGCTAGAAattgggaaagggggaaagtgTGTAGTCTTACCATGACTTTTGATATACGAAGGTAAATAACCAAACACGACAACAACAGAAGGAGAGCGTATAGTGTGGTTCTCTTTCGATGAATAGAAAATATGTCAATTCTTATTGAATTAAATCAGTATGAGGATATGATAAATAACATTTTTATATAGAAATATTCCGAAAACTTTTCACTTATCTCAAAGTCTTCCATTTTAATATTGAACATGGTATGCTTTACATGCGTTGAAGTGCAAAGCACAATTTCTATTTTTTAGACTATAAATTAATGGTATCTTTTCATTTAAATCTAATAATATAATCATCATATAACATTCATAATTCTTATGACATAGCagtagaagaaaacgggaaaaatggTGTTAGCGAGAGATGGGTGACGTTGGCGGGTGTGGGCAGCACCACCGGGATCGTTGCTCCCGATACACTGGCAGATTCTCTATTTTCTAAAATTACCCACACCTCTATTTATCACTAGAATCACTCATAACCTCTCAGATACTGACCTAAAAGACGATTATTAAATCATAATGACACACATTATTGTTTTATGTACGTGAGATGGCGTTTTCTCCTACTATAATTGACAATATTTGAGTACATGGGCTCTGTTGTTGGCCAGGGTTGCCTGTGATTGGTCCAGGGATTTTAAAAGCATTTAAAACAAACATGGCCTCAGAGTGGGTCTGTTGTGTGGTTTAAAGCTCTCGAGCgccccaaaaaatttttcccgGGGAGTGAatgttattttgatatatatttttttttagaaaaattgaCGGTCTCTATGTTAAGTGAGAGTGGGTGAGGTCTTAATTGTGAGTTGGCATGGTGGAAAGCACGCGAGTCTGAGAAAGAAGGGAGGAATATACACCATATGccagtcttcttcctcctccccgagCCACTGTGTGTGTCGTAGTGCCTGGTGGGTGTCTAGGGATTATAGTGCCCGTGTGTGTCAGTGCCATTTACCTAGGGTAGTGCCGGTGTGGAGGGTCCGTGGCCCCAGAGAAGATGGAAGATTCGAGTGAGGTGCTGGTATGTGCCTCAGAATACCTCAAAGGTAAGATATTAGATCTTCCGTCACTTCgagggagggttttttttcatcttcacacCTTATCCTCTGTCATCTCAAGAGGTTAATAGTATCTAATGATATCAGAGTGTTATAATTACCTTACTgtgggtatatggtgtgggaaggtcATCTGTGGGTGGGGGAAAGTGGGCAACCCGCGCCAGATTAAGGTCAGACCGGGTCACCTCGTCTATTTTGCAATATTTCATATAAATACGATCACACACACGCTATCTTGAATCACCTTGTTACCTGTTAGTGTCAGTGATCAGCCATTATCACCAGGTAATTGTCATTCCTAGTTTGGGTCGCCATTTCGTGCTATTGGCCATCACTAGCTCATGGCAGGAGATGAGGACATAAATGGAGTTCAGTTATCCAATAGTACATTTATTAGAGAAGTTATTCCCTTAGGAATCACTTGGAACACTAGTAATATAATAGACAAAACACGTCAGTGACCTATTTCACAGtttgtgtgggttggtggtgggttcaTGGTTGAATGTTTGAACCCATGTCTTCTTTTCTTGTTCCTTTCTTGTCTTCCTGTAAATATGATTATGGTGTCAGCTTTTACTATACTCACTTTTATGTTATTCCAACTGTTGGCTCAATGAAAGAATTTATCTTTAATTTTTCCCTTTGAATATCCCTATATCCTCTTGTGTTTTCTTATAATCTCGAATCAAAAACCTTTTATTTTATGTATTCCAATTATTTACTTCACATTTTACAAATCTTCTATCAAGTTTCCTCTCTGTTGTCATATATGTAGTGTGTACACCGATAGATTTTTTCAGTCTCTAATTTAAATGTTCCAGACCACAAACTATCATAATTGCTCTAAATTTAAATGTTCCAGACCACAGACTATCATGATTGCTCTAAATACTCCTTCAACAGCATTAGTATTTTCTGAATGTCACCTGAACTACTGTATTCATACAACACTTCACATACCTAGGGCCACCGTACACCATAAGACTTTCAGCCATATAATGTaagccatttcttcatttctCCGTAGCTCCTCTAGTTTTACCAGCAGCTTTCCCTG containing:
- the EloB gene encoding elongin-B isoform X1; the encoded protein is MDVFLMVRRKKTTIFTDAKETTTVRELKKIIQGIMKVEPENQQLMNERGTEIFEDDKQLSDYNLSAQTARAQSPATVALVFRQENGEFEKLDITPLSSPPELPEVMKPQEPQTHELN
- the EloB gene encoding elongin-B isoform X2, encoding MVRRKKTTIFTDAKETTTVRELKKIIQGIMKVEPENQQLMNERGTEIFEDDKQLSDYNLSAQTARAQSPATVALVFRQENGEFEKLDITPLSSPPELPEVMKPQEPQTHELN